The following are encoded in a window of Brachyhypopomus gauderio isolate BG-103 chromosome 18, BGAUD_0.2, whole genome shotgun sequence genomic DNA:
- the LOC143482035 gene encoding cysteine-rich and transmembrane domain-containing protein 1, protein MSYDHPPPYTGPGPAGCPPTAPGYPTQAYPPQGFPPQGFPPQGYPVQGYPPPTDQQPYPGFPPGPVGAPGPYPVQPGYQGYQVPPQPPYGGQMYGEPPKNTVYVVEQGRRDDSSDQACLTACWTALCCCCLWDMMT, encoded by the exons ATGAGTTACGACCATCCTCCTCCTTACACGGGCCCTGGGCCAGCCGGTTGCCCACCCACTGCACCTGGGTACCCCACGCAGGCCTACCCGCCTCAGGGCTTCCCGCCCCAGGGCTTTCCGCCCCAAGGCTACCCCGTCCAGGGGTATCCACCTCCTACCGACCAGCAACCATACCCTGGCTTCCCCCCCGGCCCTGTGGGCGCCCCTGGGCCATACCCTGTACAGCCTGGATATCAGGGATATCAGGTGCCTCCCCAGCCACCATATGGAGGGCAGATGTATGGGGAACCTCCCAAAAACACAG TGTACGTGGTGGAGCAGGGGCGACGAGACGACTCCTCTGACCAGGCATGTCTGACGGCCTGCTGGACAGCTCTGTGTTGCTGCTGCCTGTGGGACATGATGACCTGA
- the mat2b gene encoding methionine adenosyltransferase 2 subunit beta isoform X2, whose translation MPGFDYGDFEDDVYTPYRRVLVTGATGLLGRAVYKEFQKNQWDTLGCGYSRARPRFLRCNLLDEDAVRAVVRDFQPHAIVHCAAERRPDVVEHHTEAARNLNVHACATLAKEAADIFLLYISTDYVFDGRNPPYGENDAPGPLNMYGKSKLEGEREILRHCPGAAVLRVPILYGDVEKVEESAVTVLWDRVQEGAESCTVDHCQQRFPTYTSDVARVCRSMAERALQDPSLRGIFHYSGKEQMTKYEMACAIADAFNLPSSHLIPLTEQPAGAGAQRPHNAQLECSRLELLGLSVEPTPFKTAIRDSLWPFLHDKRWRQTVFH comes from the exons ATGCCTGGATTTGATTATGGTGATTTTGAG GATGACGTGTATACCCCATACAGGCGTGTGTTGGTGACGGGAGCCACTGGCCTTCTGGGCCGCGCAGTCTATAAGGAGTTCCAGAAGAACCAGTGGGACACGCTGGGCTGCGGCTACTCGCGCGCTCGCCCCCGCTTCCTCCGCTGCAACCTGCTGGACGAGGACGCCGTGCGGGCGGTCGTCCGTGACTTCCAG CCCCACGCGATTGTGCACTGTGCAGCCGAGAGGAGGCCCGACGTGGTGGAGCACCACACGGAGGCGGCCCGGAACCTCAACGTCCACGCCTGCGCCACGCTGGCCAAAGAAGCAG CTGACATTTTCCTGCTGTATATCAGCACCGATTACGTGTTTGATGGGCGGAATCCCCCATATGGAGAAAACGACGCACCCGGCCCGTTAAACATGTACGGGAAGTCCAAgctggagggggagagggagatccTCAGACACTGCCCGG GCGCCGCTGTGCTGCGTGTGCCCATTCTCTACGGGgatgtggagaaggtggaggagagtgcGGTGACGGTGCTGTGGGACCGTGTTCAGGAGGGTGCGGAGAGCTGCACCGTAGACCACTGCCAACAGCGCTTTCCCACCTACACCAGCGACGTGGCGCGTGTCTGCAGGAGCATGGCTGAGAGGGCTCTGCAG GATCCGTCCTTGCGTGGGATCTTCCATTATTCTGGCAAAGAGCAGATGACCAAGTATGAGATGGCATGTGCCATAGCCGACGCCTTCAACCTGCCCAGCAGCCACCTGATACCG ctaacAGAGCAGCCTGCTGGTGCCGGGGCTCAGAGACCACACAACGCGCAGCTGGAATGCTCTCGTCTGGAGCTGCTGGGCCTGAGTGTGGAGCCCACACCTTTCAAAACTGCTATTAGGGACAGTCTCTGGCCCTTCCTCCACGACAAGCGCTGGAGACAGACAGTCTTTCACTGA
- the mat2b gene encoding methionine adenosyltransferase 2 subunit beta isoform X1 — protein MSDREIELKIHFSPGHVELVQDDVYTPYRRVLVTGATGLLGRAVYKEFQKNQWDTLGCGYSRARPRFLRCNLLDEDAVRAVVRDFQPHAIVHCAAERRPDVVEHHTEAARNLNVHACATLAKEAADIFLLYISTDYVFDGRNPPYGENDAPGPLNMYGKSKLEGEREILRHCPGAAVLRVPILYGDVEKVEESAVTVLWDRVQEGAESCTVDHCQQRFPTYTSDVARVCRSMAERALQDPSLRGIFHYSGKEQMTKYEMACAIADAFNLPSSHLIPLTEQPAGAGAQRPHNAQLECSRLELLGLSVEPTPFKTAIRDSLWPFLHDKRWRQTVFH, from the exons ATGAGCGATAGGGAAATAGAGCTAAAGATACATTTTAGCCCAGGTCATGTTGAGCTTGTGCAG GATGACGTGTATACCCCATACAGGCGTGTGTTGGTGACGGGAGCCACTGGCCTTCTGGGCCGCGCAGTCTATAAGGAGTTCCAGAAGAACCAGTGGGACACGCTGGGCTGCGGCTACTCGCGCGCTCGCCCCCGCTTCCTCCGCTGCAACCTGCTGGACGAGGACGCCGTGCGGGCGGTCGTCCGTGACTTCCAG CCCCACGCGATTGTGCACTGTGCAGCCGAGAGGAGGCCCGACGTGGTGGAGCACCACACGGAGGCGGCCCGGAACCTCAACGTCCACGCCTGCGCCACGCTGGCCAAAGAAGCAG CTGACATTTTCCTGCTGTATATCAGCACCGATTACGTGTTTGATGGGCGGAATCCCCCATATGGAGAAAACGACGCACCCGGCCCGTTAAACATGTACGGGAAGTCCAAgctggagggggagagggagatccTCAGACACTGCCCGG GCGCCGCTGTGCTGCGTGTGCCCATTCTCTACGGGgatgtggagaaggtggaggagagtgcGGTGACGGTGCTGTGGGACCGTGTTCAGGAGGGTGCGGAGAGCTGCACCGTAGACCACTGCCAACAGCGCTTTCCCACCTACACCAGCGACGTGGCGCGTGTCTGCAGGAGCATGGCTGAGAGGGCTCTGCAG GATCCGTCCTTGCGTGGGATCTTCCATTATTCTGGCAAAGAGCAGATGACCAAGTATGAGATGGCATGTGCCATAGCCGACGCCTTCAACCTGCCCAGCAGCCACCTGATACCG ctaacAGAGCAGCCTGCTGGTGCCGGGGCTCAGAGACCACACAACGCGCAGCTGGAATGCTCTCGTCTGGAGCTGCTGGGCCTGAGTGTGGAGCCCACACCTTTCAAAACTGCTATTAGGGACAGTCTCTGGCCCTTCCTCCACGACAAGCGCTGGAGACAGACAGTCTTTCACTGA